In a single window of the Lebetimonas sp. JH292 genome:
- a CDS encoding quinone-dependent dihydroorotate dehydrogenase — translation MDIFKTIKPLIYKTDPEFAHNAVETIFKTARRCPLFFNSLTKRNFIDNPILNQKIWDLEFKNPVGVAAGFDKNATMVSAWPALGFGWGEIGAVTPLPQPGNEKPRSWRHVEYEAIQNAFGFNNEGVEVIKKRLSKIYPFILPIAANIGKNKTTPEDKAIEDYKILVKELKDVVDFFVINISSPNTPNLRNLLNEEFINNIFNELKPLTKKPILIKFSPDMEDADIVNLANISVEAGADGIIATNTTINYDIINSPIKRGGISGKPLAKRSFEVLRIIASEIFGKVPIISVGGIDSAEEAYKRIRMGASLLQIYTAIIYKGPGIVRKINKGLIELLKKDGFNHISEATGIDIPKKIKG, via the coding sequence ATGGATATTTTTAAAACTATAAAACCCCTAATTTACAAAACCGACCCGGAATTTGCACATAATGCAGTTGAGACAATTTTCAAAACTGCAAGACGTTGCCCTCTTTTTTTTAATTCTTTAACAAAAAGAAATTTTATTGATAACCCTATATTAAATCAAAAAATATGGGATTTGGAATTTAAAAACCCCGTAGGTGTTGCGGCGGGATTTGACAAAAATGCAACTATGGTTTCGGCCTGGCCCGCACTCGGTTTCGGATGGGGAGAAATCGGTGCTGTAACACCTCTGCCGCAGCCTGGCAATGAAAAACCCCGTTCATGGAGACATGTAGAATATGAAGCTATTCAAAACGCTTTTGGATTTAACAATGAAGGAGTTGAAGTTATAAAAAAAAGACTATCCAAGATATATCCTTTTATTTTACCGATAGCGGCAAATATAGGAAAAAATAAAACCACACCTGAAGATAAAGCGATAGAGGATTATAAAATTTTGGTAAAAGAGCTTAAAGATGTAGTCGATTTTTTTGTAATTAATATTTCATCTCCAAACACACCAAATCTCAGGAATCTATTAAACGAAGAATTTATAAATAATATTTTTAATGAATTAAAACCGCTTACTAAAAAACCGATACTCATTAAATTTTCTCCGGATATGGAAGATGCTGATATTGTAAATCTGGCAAACATAAGCGTAGAAGCCGGGGCTGATGGTATAATTGCCACAAACACCACAATAAATTACGATATTATAAATTCCCCTATAAAAAGAGGTGGAATTTCAGGTAAACCTTTAGCAAAAAGAAGTTTTGAAGTATTGAGAATAATTGCTTCTGAAATATTTGGAAAAGTACCTATTATCAGTGTGGGAGGCATAGACAGTGCCGAAGAAGCCTATAAAAGAATAAGAATGGGGGCAAGTCTTCTTCAGATTTATACGGCAATAATTTACAAAGGCCCTGGAATTGTAAGGAAAATAAATAAAGGATTGATTGAACTTTTGAAAAAAGACGGGTTCAATCATATTTCTGAAGCAACAGGTATAGATATTCCAAAAAAAATTAAAGGATAA
- a CDS encoding pitrilysin family protein, which translates to MLPKFYSHKLKNNLEIIAIPCNKGSNVITSNIFYKVGSRNEVLGKTGIAHMLEHMNFKSSKNLKEGEFDKIVKSIGGVDNASTGFDYTHYYIKTSSNYLGKTFFLFSEVMSNLNLNDDEFQRERKVVYEERLWRVDNNPVGYLYFRLFNNAFLYHPYHWTPIGFKEDILSWTIDDIRDFHSTYYQPKNAILLVVGDITPKSVFKEAQKYFSKIENKKEIPNFHYKEPELDGDKFIEIKRQTKVNIVALAFHIPEFNHKDQIILSAYSEILSGGKSAVLKEKLQYKKELVSEIYAYNMELKDKGIFLALAVCNPGVEPKKVEKEIKKILLNTKPTKKLLNKIKNTTKLDFITSMESSGGISNIFGDYFAKGDISPLLNYEENISKLKPEDFEKIKKYFEKGVSVILHS; encoded by the coding sequence ATGCTTCCAAAATTTTATTCTCATAAATTAAAAAACAATCTGGAAATTATAGCAATACCTTGCAACAAAGGAAGCAATGTAATTACAAGCAATATATTTTATAAAGTCGGAAGCAGAAACGAAGTTTTGGGAAAAACGGGTATAGCCCATATGTTGGAACATATGAATTTTAAATCAAGCAAAAATTTAAAAGAAGGCGAATTTGATAAAATTGTAAAATCTATAGGAGGCGTGGATAACGCTTCGACAGGTTTTGATTATACACATTATTATATTAAAACATCTTCAAATTATCTTGGTAAAACATTTTTCCTTTTCAGTGAAGTTATGAGTAATCTTAATTTAAATGATGATGAATTTCAAAGAGAAAGAAAAGTTGTTTATGAAGAAAGACTCTGGAGAGTAGATAATAATCCGGTGGGATATTTATATTTTAGACTTTTTAACAATGCATTTCTTTACCATCCGTATCACTGGACACCTATCGGTTTTAAAGAAGATATATTAAGCTGGACAATAGACGATATAAGAGATTTTCATTCAACATATTACCAGCCTAAAAACGCTATTTTACTTGTTGTGGGAGACATTACACCTAAAAGCGTATTTAAAGAAGCGCAAAAATATTTTTCAAAAATAGAAAATAAAAAAGAAATTCCAAATTTTCATTATAAAGAACCGGAACTTGACGGAGACAAATTTATTGAAATAAAAAGACAAACTAAAGTAAACATTGTAGCCCTTGCTTTTCATATACCTGAATTTAATCATAAAGACCAGATAATTTTAAGCGCATATTCGGAAATATTAAGCGGTGGGAAAAGTGCTGTTTTAAAAGAAAAACTTCAATATAAAAAAGAATTGGTGAGTGAAATATATGCATATAATATGGAATTAAAAGATAAAGGAATATTTTTAGCACTTGCAGTATGTAATCCCGGGGTTGAGCCTAAAAAAGTTGAAAAAGAAATTAAAAAAATTTTATTAAATACAAAACCGACTAAAAAACTTTTAAACAAAATAAAAAACACCACAAAACTCGATTTTATAACTTCAATGGAAAGCAGCGGCGGAATTAGCAATATTTTTGGTGATTATTTTGCAAAAGGGGACATCAGTCCTCTTCTTAATTATGAAGAAAATATATCAAAATTAAAACCAGAGGATTTTGAAAAAATTAAAAAATATTTTGAAAAAGGGGTTAGTGTTATTTTACATTCTTAA
- a CDS encoding GGDEF domain-containing protein has protein sequence MDYYIYLENINFLELSFLKNIFKNIDKFDFCDVEKFFIQTNNFFNLLRNYSALSYLQDYIDREKILFSDYILSSLKSSDRELFKYVNYFLNLTENFLNYLTYNDNKFQEKVYLANIENRIETIDKKHKKEKILKLLNNLNEIIEQIVVLKEEENYLLLIEKYNEFIKNSLMFLSFLITNLTAMEIKKLKLDPLTKTLTRASLEGLILGIEDVSIVSQKPFAIAFIDIDNFKKVNDTYDHLAGDEVLKNIASTIKNKIRLSDYLFRYGGEEFIIVFSAIKDINTLKNKLEEIREAVASKEINFENFKINVTVSVGGLFVKLKNRVPVKNLIEKADKLMYTAKKSGKNRAIVDKYIEN, from the coding sequence ATGGATTATTACATATATCTTGAAAACATTAATTTTTTGGAACTTTCTTTTTTAAAAAATATTTTTAAAAACATTGATAAGTTTGATTTTTGTGATGTTGAAAAATTTTTTATACAAACAAACAATTTTTTTAATTTACTTAGAAATTATTCAGCACTTAGTTATTTACAAGATTATATTGACAGAGAAAAAATTTTGTTTAGCGATTATATATTAAGTTCATTAAAATCTAGTGATAGAGAACTTTTTAAATATGTAAATTATTTTTTAAACCTTACTGAAAACTTTTTAAATTATTTAACATATAATGATAATAAATTCCAGGAAAAGGTTTATTTGGCAAATATTGAAAACAGAATTGAAACTATTGATAAAAAACATAAAAAAGAAAAAATTTTAAAACTTTTAAATAATTTAAATGAAATAATTGAACAAATAGTTGTTTTAAAAGAGGAAGAAAATTATCTATTATTAATTGAAAAATATAATGAATTTATAAAAAATTCTTTAATGTTTTTATCTTTTTTGATAACAAATCTAACTGCAATGGAAATTAAAAAATTAAAATTAGACCCTCTTACAAAAACTTTAACAAGAGCGAGTTTAGAGGGTTTGATTTTAGGTATTGAAGATGTTTCTATTGTATCACAAAAACCATTTGCAATAGCTTTTATAGATATTGATAATTTTAAAAAAGTAAATGATACTTACGATCATTTAGCGGGAGATGAAGTATTAAAAAATATTGCGTCTACTATTAAAAACAAAATTAGACTTTCAGATTATTTATTTAGATACGGAGGGGAAGAGTTTATAATTGTTTTTTCTGCAATAAAAGATATCAATACTTTAAAAAACAAATTGGAAGAAATTAGAGAAGCTGTAGCTTCTAAAGAAATTAATTTTGAAAATTTTAAAATAAACGTAACAGTTAGTGTTGGAGGTCTTTTTGTAAAATTAAAAAATAGAGTGCCTGTAAAAAATTTAATAGAAAAAGCGGATAAATTAATGTATACGGCAAAAAAAAGTGGAAAAAATAGAGCTATAGTTGATAAATATATTGAAAATTAA
- a CDS encoding YggS family pyridoxal phosphate-dependent enzyme, which yields MTLDELIQKVEVARLKRSEHLIVQIVAVTKYTHNLEPLLKLYNEGQRAFGENRVQDMEKKVKALEEYPIEWHFIGNLQKNKINKLLSLDPFMIQSINSYELAEAIDKRAEKPVKCLLEINSSGEPTKHGLEPEKAIETYLKIKENLKNIELKGLMTIGAHSDDEKEIRKSFKLTYNIFEKLMPYGAKICSMGMSNDFEIAIEEGSNMIRVGSALLNSYL from the coding sequence ATGACATTGGATGAATTGATACAAAAAGTTGAGGTTGCAAGGCTTAAAAGAAGCGAGCATTTAATTGTTCAGATTGTAGCCGTTACAAAATATACCCATAATTTAGAACCTCTTCTCAAACTTTATAATGAAGGTCAGAGGGCGTTTGGCGAAAACAGGGTTCAGGATATGGAGAAAAAAGTAAAAGCTTTAGAAGAATACCCAATTGAATGGCATTTTATAGGTAATTTGCAAAAAAACAAGATAAATAAACTACTTTCACTTGACCCTTTTATGATTCAGTCAATTAATTCTTATGAATTAGCCGAAGCAATTGATAAAAGAGCTGAAAAACCTGTTAAGTGCCTGCTTGAAATTAATTCTTCAGGGGAGCCTACAAAACACGGCTTAGAACCTGAAAAAGCAATTGAAACATATTTGAAAATAAAAGAAAATTTGAAAAATATAGAGCTTAAAGGCCTTATGACAATAGGTGCCCACAGCGATGATGAAAAAGAGATTAGAAAAAGTTTTAAACTGACTTATAATATTTTTGAAAAATTAATGCCATACGGGGCAAAAATATGCTCAATGGGTATGAGCAATGATTTCGAAATAGCAATAGAAGAGGGGAGCAATATGATAAGGGTCGGAAGCGCTTTACTAAATAGTTATTTGTAA
- the rseP gene encoding RIP metalloprotease RseP gives MISALLILSFLIFFHELGHFLMAKLVGVKVEVFSIGFGKKLICKKIGDTNWCLSAVPLGGYVQMKGQDDSNPALKSNDPDSYTSKSPWQRILILLGGPGFNFLLAYLIYLSVAVAGWPKLAPVIGNVMENSPVFHQLKKGDEIIEVNGIKIKSWDEIPVLIQNSDKVNLGVKRKSKIIMLTIKPKTIITKNIFNEPIKRKIIGISPGGKIIKVHYSIIKASVVAWQKFLNDAGLIFKGIEKLITGAIGLNTISGPIGIVDVTAKVASMGIIPLLFLTALLSVNLGVLNLLPIPALDGGHIMFNLYEALFKKEISEEIMIKFTIGGWAVLGALMIIGIFNDIMRIIH, from the coding sequence ATGATTAGCGCTTTACTTATATTATCTTTTTTAATATTTTTTCATGAATTAGGTCATTTTTTAATGGCAAAATTAGTAGGTGTAAAAGTTGAAGTTTTTTCTATAGGATTTGGGAAAAAACTGATTTGTAAAAAAATAGGGGATACCAACTGGTGTTTAAGTGCTGTTCCTTTGGGCGGTTATGTTCAGATGAAAGGTCAGGATGATTCAAATCCGGCTTTGAAATCAAATGATCCGGATTCATACACTTCTAAAAGTCCATGGCAGAGAATTTTAATTCTTTTAGGGGGACCAGGTTTTAATTTTCTGCTTGCATATTTGATTTATTTGTCTGTCGCAGTTGCAGGATGGCCGAAACTTGCACCTGTTATCGGAAATGTTATGGAAAATTCCCCGGTATTTCATCAGTTAAAAAAAGGTGATGAAATTATTGAAGTAAATGGTATAAAAATAAAATCGTGGGATGAAATTCCGGTGTTGATACAAAACAGTGATAAAGTCAATTTGGGAGTTAAAAGAAAGAGTAAAATTATTATGTTAACTATTAAGCCTAAAACAATTATTACTAAAAATATTTTTAACGAACCGATAAAAAGAAAAATTATAGGTATTTCCCCTGGCGGAAAAATTATAAAAGTTCATTATTCTATAATAAAAGCCTCTGTTGTAGCCTGGCAGAAATTTTTAAACGACGCAGGGCTTATTTTCAAAGGTATTGAAAAACTGATAACCGGTGCGATAGGGTTAAATACAATAAGCGGACCGATAGGAATAGTGGATGTAACGGCTAAAGTTGCGAGTATGGGGATTATTCCTCTTCTGTTTTTAACGGCGCTTTTGAGTGTGAATTTGGGAGTTTTAAATTTGCTGCCTATTCCGGCACTTGACGGTGGTCATATTATGTTCAATTTATACGAGGCTTTGTTTAAAAAAGAAATAAGCGAAGAAATTATGATAAAATTCACAATAGGAGGCTGGGCTGTTTTAGGCGCTCTTATGATAATTGGAATATTTAACGATATAATGAGAATAATTCATTAA
- the pgsA gene encoding CDP-diacylglycerol--glycerol-3-phosphate 3-phosphatidyltransferase, protein MRWEKKLKHIPNLLAFSRVFLALLMYFFLVNRNLFSGIDSSWFDYFAVLLFVVASITDFFDGFIARNFNAISKLGEILDPLADKMLVLGAFLGLLFLHRANAWAIYLILLREFFITGLRIAMVEEGMCVKASFAGKIKTVFQMIAIGFLIMNWPFANLLLWIAVILTLYSGMDYVLAYIKNQND, encoded by the coding sequence ATGAGATGGGAAAAAAAACTTAAACATATCCCGAATTTACTGGCTTTTTCAAGAGTTTTTTTAGCTCTTTTAATGTATTTCTTTTTAGTAAACAGAAATTTATTCAGCGGAATTGATTCAAGCTGGTTTGATTATTTTGCAGTTCTTTTGTTTGTTGTGGCTTCCATAACCGATTTTTTTGACGGTTTTATTGCAAGAAATTTTAATGCAATCAGCAAACTTGGTGAAATTCTTGACCCTCTTGCCGATAAAATGCTGGTACTTGGTGCTTTTTTAGGTTTGTTGTTTTTACACAGGGCAAATGCATGGGCAATATATTTAATACTTCTTAGAGAATTTTTTATTACAGGTCTTAGAATTGCTATGGTAGAAGAGGGAATGTGTGTAAAAGCCTCATTTGCCGGAAAAATAAAAACTGTTTTTCAAATGATTGCTATTGGATTTTTAATAATGAACTGGCCTTTTGCGAATTTATTGCTTTGGATTGCCGTAATATTAACGTTATATAGCGGAATGGATTATGTTTTAGCATATATAAAGAATCAAAATGATTAG
- a CDS encoding enoyl-ACP reductase encodes MYKTLVISGATRGIGKAIAERFAKEGVNIAFTYNSNKEIAENLASEWKEKYNIKAKAYQLNILEPETYKDLFKTIDEDFDRVDFFVSNAIISGRAVVGGFGPFMRLKPKGLCNIFTATVSAFVVGAQEAAKRMKERGGSIISLSSTGNLVYTPNYAGHGASKAAVETMVKYAAAELGEFGIRVNAVSGGPIDTDALRAFPNYEEVKKAVEIRSPLNRMGTPEDLAGIVYFLCSDEASWITGETVIVDGGTTFGGKIG; translated from the coding sequence ATTTATAAAACTTTAGTTATAAGTGGAGCAACAAGGGGTATAGGAAAAGCTATTGCCGAGAGGTTCGCAAAAGAAGGTGTAAATATAGCATTTACATACAATTCAAATAAAGAAATTGCCGAGAATCTGGCAAGTGAATGGAAAGAAAAATATAATATAAAAGCAAAGGCTTATCAATTAAATATACTTGAGCCCGAAACATATAAAGATTTATTTAAGACAATTGATGAGGATTTTGATAGGGTAGATTTCTTTGTCTCAAATGCAATAATTAGCGGCAGGGCGGTCGTAGGAGGTTTCGGACCTTTTATGAGGTTAAAACCAAAAGGCCTTTGCAATATATTTACAGCCACTGTAAGCGCTTTTGTTGTAGGCGCCCAGGAAGCGGCAAAAAGAATGAAAGAAAGAGGCGGAAGTATTATTTCGCTGAGTTCTACAGGAAATCTTGTTTATACCCCTAATTACGCCGGACATGGTGCAAGCAAAGCTGCGGTTGAAACCATGGTAAAATACGCTGCGGCTGAGCTTGGAGAATTTGGAATCAGGGTTAATGCTGTAAGTGGAGGGCCTATTGATACTGATGCATTGCGTGCATTTCCAAATTATGAGGAGGTAAAAAAAGCGGTAGAAATTAGAAGTCCGCTAAACAGAATGGGGACGCCTGAAGATTTGGCTGGAATTGTCTATTTCTTATGCAGCGATGAAGCAAGCTGGATAACAGGAGAAACCGTTATTGTTGACGGAGGCACAACGTTTGGAGGGAAAATAGGTTGA
- the dapA gene encoding 4-hydroxy-tetrahydrodipicolinate synthase translates to MQGAMTALITPLKNGKVDEETYAKLIERQIVNGIDCVVPVGTTGESATLTHDEHKRCIEIAVEVCKGRAKVIAGAGSNSTHEAIDLAKFAESKGADAILSVAPYYNKPTQKGLYEHYKALANSISIPVVLYNVPGRTCSNIEVDTAVKLFNDVENIVAIKEATGKIENVVALKSKSGISVISGEDAINYPIMATGGSGCISVTSNLLPDKIGKLIHLALKGEYEKSKEINEELYEINKVLFIESNPIPIKFAMYEAGLIPSLEYRLPLTAPCKESQVKIKEVIKKYL, encoded by the coding sequence ATGCAAGGCGCAATGACTGCTTTAATCACTCCGTTAAAAAACGGAAAAGTTGATGAAGAGACTTATGCAAAACTGATTGAAAGGCAGATAGTTAACGGAATTGACTGTGTTGTACCTGTGGGTACCACAGGGGAGAGTGCAACTTTAACACATGATGAACACAAAAGATGTATTGAAATAGCGGTTGAAGTGTGTAAAGGAAGGGCAAAAGTAATAGCAGGGGCGGGAAGCAATTCCACTCATGAAGCGATAGATTTAGCTAAATTTGCTGAAAGTAAAGGCGCTGATGCAATTTTGAGTGTAGCCCCTTATTATAACAAGCCCACCCAAAAAGGTCTTTATGAGCATTATAAAGCACTGGCAAACAGTATTTCTATTCCTGTGGTTTTATATAATGTTCCGGGCAGAACCTGCTCTAATATCGAAGTTGACACGGCTGTAAAACTGTTTAATGATGTTGAAAATATTGTTGCAATTAAAGAGGCAACCGGAAAAATTGAAAATGTGGTGGCTTTAAAATCAAAATCAGGTATAAGCGTAATAAGCGGTGAAGATGCAATAAATTATCCCATTATGGCAACAGGGGGAAGCGGATGCATATCTGTAACATCAAATTTATTGCCGGATAAAATTGGAAAACTTATTCATCTTGCCTTAAAAGGTGAATATGAAAAATCAAAAGAAATAAATGAAGAATTGTATGAGATTAACAAAGTTTTATTTATTGAAAGTAATCCAATCCCTATAAAATTTGCAATGTATGAAGCAGGGCTTATTCCATCTCTTGAATACAGACTTCCTTTAACAGCACCTTGTAAAGAATCACAGGTAAAAATTAAAGAAGTAATTAAAAAGTATTTATAA
- a CDS encoding ABC transporter permease has protein sequence MNKKFVNFIIKRYLRFDKKHPFIYISFILAFLGILTGVATLMIAMGIMNGMDREFEKKLKVMNYPITVYSSLVNVDDSTLKLLKKHFPEFKYSPYIETSAVVQNSSNLNGVLLYGVDFKKEANINYIFKNAINGIDKTGLFDVVLGKRLFSDLGISKGEKIIMIFSKITPLGFGISPIIKKVKIVSYFNSGLVAYDKGIAYMNIEGLKRILHQNFYSGIHIYSPNPFKDIEKIKKILPPGIGVIGWWQQNGNFFAALKMEKRALFLVLMLIIIVASLNIISSLLMMIMSKRKEIALMMSLGAGKKEIKAVFLRLGLIVGLIGIISGALVGGVGIWVLKTFDIIKLPADVYGVSKLPINLSFTDFNLIIFGAFVIVLFASFYPALKASKTDVLETLRYE, from the coding sequence ATGAATAAAAAATTTGTAAATTTTATAATTAAAAGATATTTAAGGTTTGATAAAAAACATCCTTTTATATATATAAGTTTTATTCTCGCTTTTCTTGGTATTTTAACCGGTGTTGCGACTTTAATGATAGCAATGGGGATTATGAACGGAATGGACAGGGAGTTTGAAAAAAAACTGAAAGTTATGAATTATCCCATAACTGTTTATTCATCATTAGTGAATGTTGATGATTCAACATTAAAACTTTTAAAAAAACACTTTCCTGAGTTTAAATATTCACCCTATATCGAAACATCGGCGGTTGTTCAAAACAGTAGCAATTTAAACGGGGTGCTTCTTTATGGGGTGGATTTTAAAAAAGAAGCAAATATTAATTATATTTTTAAAAATGCTATAAATGGAATTGATAAAACAGGACTTTTTGATGTAGTACTTGGAAAAAGGCTTTTTTCTGACCTTGGTATAAGTAAAGGTGAAAAAATTATAATGATTTTTTCAAAAATTACTCCTCTTGGATTTGGTATTTCTCCTATTATTAAAAAAGTAAAAATTGTCTCTTATTTTAACAGCGGCCTTGTGGCATATGACAAAGGAATAGCTTATATGAATATAGAAGGTCTTAAAAGAATATTACATCAAAATTTTTACAGCGGTATTCATATTTACTCTCCCAATCCTTTTAAAGACATTGAAAAAATAAAAAAAATACTTCCTCCCGGTATCGGAGTAATTGGATGGTGGCAGCAGAACGGCAATTTTTTTGCAGCTTTAAAAATGGAAAAAAGAGCTTTGTTTTTAGTGTTAATGCTTATAATTATTGTGGCTTCGCTTAATATTATTAGTTCACTTCTTATGATGATTATGAGTAAAAGAAAAGAAATTGCTTTAATGATGAGTCTGGGTGCCGGAAAAAAAGAGATTAAAGCTGTTTTTTTAAGACTTGGACTTATTGTGGGGCTTATAGGTATAATTAGCGGGGCTTTGGTAGGAGGAGTTGGTATTTGGGTTTTGAAGACATTTGATATAATCAAACTTCCGGCGGATGTTTACGGGGTCAGTAAATTACCGATTAATCTCAGTTTTACAGATTTTAACTTGATTATTTTTGGAGCTTTTGTAATTGTCCTTTTTGCGTCATTTTATCCTGCGCTTAAGGCAAGTAAAACCGATGTGCTTGAAACATTAAGATATGAATAA